The DNA sequence CTGTCTCCACCGTGAGAGGGTGGTGTCCTAGGCCACTAGACGATAGGGCCACTTTTGGCTGCGGGACTAGGACTCGAACCCAGACAAGATGATCCAGAGTCACCTGTGCTACCATTACACCATCCCGCAGCATTTGAGCAACCTATATGATATCACAAAGGATAGCCCAAGTAAATAGCGAACATATTTATGTTAATATCTTAATGATTTAAAAGTATGTTCAAGTAATCCTGTTTCAAATAATTGTGGTTTCTCAAATGTTGATTTTACTTCTATAATTCTATTTTCTTCCACTGCTTTATCAATTGAATGCATAACATCAAGCACATGATAAGCAAGATCCCCATGTGCTCTGTTTTTTCTGTTGTTTAATATTGCATCAGCCATATCAGCAATTCCTAATCCTCTTGCATCATATGTATAGGAATATATCAATGGTATGTTTTGCCAATTAGACATATTTCTCGTTTTAATTTGAACTGGCCCATCGAAAAAGTTTGGATCAGGTACTCTTAATGTCCCTTTTGTGCCATATATTTCTATATTTGGTGTTTGTGTTGCCCAAACATCATAGCTTGTTGTGTAGTTACCTATTACATTATTCTCTAATTCCATTAATGTAGCAACAAATGTAGGCATCTCAACATCAAAATACTGCCCATATTTTAATGATGAGGTAATAAGTCTTTTTTTGTAAGTCATTTTTTGCATTGCTGTAACCTTTTTTACTGGCCCAACTAAATTGACTAGTGCAGTTATATAGTATGGAGCTAAGCAATATAGTGGACCAGCACCATACCTATAATAGTCTTCTGGCTCAGGATGCCAACTTTCTGGACCTGAATCTAATACAAATGCTGAAAATCCTATAACATC is a window from the Caldicellulosiruptoraceae bacterium PP1 genome containing:
- a CDS encoding Gfo/Idh/MocA family protein, which gives rise to MKKINLGIIGCGNISDVYFRNCSKYDFLHIVACSDVNKERALEKAKQYNVDYVLSTEELIKHPEVDIVINLTPPKYHAQLNLMALENNKHVYCEKPITITLEDAQKVLELAKQKGLYVGCAPDTFLGAGLQTSRKVIEDGWIGDVIGFSAFVLDSGPESWHPEPEDYYRYGAGPLYCLAPYYITALVNLVGPVKKVTAMQKMTYKKRLITSSLKYGQYFDVEMPTFVATLMELENNVIGNYTTSYDVWATQTPNIEIYGTKGTLRVPDPNFFDGPVQIKTRNMSNWQNIPLIYSYTYDARGLGIADMADAILNNRKNRAHGDLAYHVLDVMHSIDKAVEENRIIEVKSTFEKPQLFETGLLEHTFKSLRY